A genome region from Acidobacteriota bacterium includes the following:
- a CDS encoding NAD(P)/FAD-dependent oxidoreductase translates to MAGRDSYDVIVLGGGIGGLTAAGLLAKAGRRVLVLERESRAGGHAAGYDWRGRPFDPNLHMIMGGGPSDGAGRGVVTGVLSRLGAADGCQFVRNDPFYRVLLPGFDLTVSGAGRRAFVDSYRRHFPAQADSIEELMAVCSRINLDTLRFPIQPTFWQRALAPLRHRELVRSLPRTLLEALHGRGIRDEALSALTVLWLYLGLPPSRASFLLWAVMMGGMVDEGAFYSLGGFRRMAQAFQQGVKNQGAEVRTGAAATRILVDGDGVEGVETTDGETFRAPVVISNIDARATMQELLGPRHLPRSYRELISGLETSVYLVSLYTAVPRELVPPQAVHENLVFANWDHEGTWKEGLEGRISGVTVTIPSISDDSLVNADEHLVVLKWMIPPNPASVPAEAAATLAARASAVIPGLPEYLGMRPDQPQGDPQLYSMRTVGPIYGWAQSPQQSGPYRPSNITPVRGLYLCGHWSQPGAGIRTVVTSGMAVSRLVLDERTSQGLIA, encoded by the coding sequence ATGGCAGGTAGGGACTCTTATGACGTGATCGTGTTGGGCGGCGGAATCGGAGGGCTGACGGCGGCTGGGCTGCTGGCTAAAGCGGGACGCCGGGTGCTGGTGCTGGAAAGAGAGTCGCGCGCCGGAGGGCACGCCGCGGGGTACGACTGGAGAGGACGTCCTTTCGACCCTAATCTGCACATGATTATGGGCGGCGGCCCGAGCGACGGAGCGGGCCGGGGCGTGGTCACCGGAGTCCTCTCTCGACTGGGGGCGGCGGACGGCTGCCAGTTCGTGCGCAACGACCCCTTCTACCGGGTCCTCCTGCCCGGCTTCGACCTGACCGTATCGGGAGCGGGACGGCGCGCTTTCGTCGACTCCTACCGCCGGCATTTCCCCGCTCAAGCCGACTCGATTGAAGAATTGATGGCCGTCTGCTCCCGCATCAACCTCGATACCCTGCGCTTCCCCATCCAGCCCACCTTTTGGCAGAGAGCGCTGGCGCCGCTGCGCCATCGGGAGCTGGTCCGCAGCCTTCCCAGGACCCTGCTGGAGGCGCTCCATGGCCGCGGCATCAGAGACGAAGCCCTGTCGGCGCTGACGGTACTCTGGCTTTACCTGGGCCTTCCGCCCTCTCGCGCCAGCTTTCTGCTTTGGGCCGTGATGATGGGCGGAATGGTCGACGAAGGAGCCTTTTACAGCCTGGGCGGGTTCCGGCGCATGGCCCAGGCCTTCCAGCAGGGCGTGAAAAACCAGGGAGCGGAGGTCAGGACCGGAGCTGCGGCGACCCGCATCCTGGTGGACGGGGACGGGGTCGAGGGGGTTGAAACAACCGATGGAGAGACCTTTCGCGCTCCCGTAGTGATATCGAATATCGACGCCCGTGCCACCATGCAAGAACTGCTCGGACCGCGGCATCTTCCCCGTTCCTACCGCGAGCTAATCTCCGGCCTCGAAACATCGGTCTACTTGGTTTCGCTCTACACTGCCGTGCCCCGAGAACTGGTTCCTCCCCAGGCGGTCCACGAAAACCTGGTCTTCGCCAACTGGGACCACGAGGGCACCTGGAAGGAAGGCCTGGAAGGACGCATTTCGGGCGTAACGGTCACCATCCCCTCCATCTCCGACGATTCCTTGGTCAACGCCGACGAGCACCTGGTGGTGCTCAAATGGATGATCCCGCCCAATCCCGCGTCGGTCCCCGCCGAGGCCGCCGCAACGCTGGCGGCGCGGGCATCCGCCGTCATTCCGGGGCTGCCCGAGTACCTGGGAATGCGGCCCGATCAACCCCAGGGCGACCCCCAGCTTTACTCCATGAGGACGGTGGGCCCCATCTACGGCTGGGCCCAATCACCCCAGCAGTCCGGCCCTTACCGGCCTTCCAACATCACACCCGTCCGCGGACTCTACCTGTGCGGACACTGGTCCCAGCCGGGCGCCGGAATCCGCACGGTGGTCACCTCGGGAATGGCCGTCAGCCGCCTGGTCCTGGATGAGCGCACC